Genomic segment of Myxococcales bacterium:
GAATCCAAAGAGCTCGGCGTGCTCGCGGAAGAACTCCAGCGTCGCCTTGCAGCTTTCGATGTTTACCGGCTGCCACCAGGTCGCCCGGGCCCCGCCGGCATTGAGCTCACTCGAGGCGTAGATACCGTTCAGATCGAGATCCACGACGACGACGTCGTCGACGCCACGGGACGCCAGGGCCCACGCGAGGCTGCTGCCAATGATTCCCCCGCCGGCGATCAAGACATTTGCGCGATCGGGCATACCGGAAGTGAACGCCAAACCCGGGTTTTCGGCCAGGGGCATTCGGCCGAGGAGGGTGGCACCACGCTTCGCGTGATCCTGGAATCTTCCTCGCCGCCCAGGATCGAGTCCAAGCCCAGGGGGCGCCAGATCCGGCGAACTTGTGAGTAAACTCCGCGTGCCCTTGGGCCGATAAACCGCAGTGAACTCACGAGGTAACCATGGCGGACAAGCTCAGACTTCTCATCGTTGACGACAGCAAGATCGCCCGTGCCCAAGTAAGCGCGATCATCGACGAGATCGATTCGGCCGAGGTCGCCGGGACTGCGAAAAATGGTCTCGCTGCGATCAGCATTGTTGAGAGCTTGCATCCCGACTTGATTTTGATGGATATCGTCATGCCGGAGATGGACGGACTTTCGGCCTTGCGTTTGATGCGCGCCACGAACCCCGATGTTCGCGTGGCGATGGTTACTTCGTTGGGCGGCTCCGGAAGCCACGCCGAAGAATCGTTTCGGCTCGGTGCCGTTCAGGTAGTTGGCAAGCCCTTTGATGCCGAACAGATCAAAGCGCTGATCGATTCTGAACTGAGTTTCCACCTGCAGGAAGATTAGTCTTGGGGATCAAGTTTTTCGGACAGTTTTTGATCGAGTTGGGCGTTGTGGATGCGACGGGACTTCACGCGGCTCTCGAACTCATGGAGCAAGAAAATCTCACCGTCGGCGATCTTGCCGTCCGGGCGGGCTTTGCGACTGAAGCCGAATGTCTCAGAGTCAATACCGAACAGCGCCGCCTGGATCGCAGGTTTGGAGAACTCGCCCAAGAAATGGGGATTCTCAATGCAGTCGAGGTGGAGGAAATACTGCTGAATCAACTCGAGACCCGAATCAACGTCGGCGATGCGCTGATTCGATTGGGGCAGATCACCCGAGAACAGTTGTCCGAGTATGAGGAACTCTTCAAACGCGATCAGGCAGATGTGGGC
This window contains:
- a CDS encoding response regulator, producing MADKLRLLIVDDSKIARAQVSAIIDEIDSAEVAGTAKNGLAAISIVESLHPDLILMDIVMPEMDGLSALRLMRATNPDVRVAMVTSLGGSGSHAEESFRLGAVQVVGKPFDAEQIKALIDSELSFHLQED